Proteins encoded by one window of Salvia splendens isolate huo1 chromosome 14, SspV2, whole genome shotgun sequence:
- the LOC121765767 gene encoding transcription factor UNE10-like isoform X1, producing MNSFATDPLSLDYEVAELTWENGPLAAYGLGASRAANCAWEKPHLRPADTLESIVDQGACGLPRAAAKLVPWLDHRGGSKNASASAASMDALVPCHNGGNDGPESSAEVPGIGACTVGSCSGVGRGSCTCYTSASPSDTCGDGGSDSAPLTMDSCERDFGLTSTSLWSPENTSSGEDYTRTSGEENDTVCCSRSQGQARKKENRKIGNRKSSISAKVRAAAIHSQSERRRRDKINERMKTLQKLVPNSSKTDKASMLDEVIDYMKELQAQVNMVSRMTMPSMMMPLSMLQMSMMTPSMGMAMSMPMHRMGGIDIGSATAMPPMMPSATAFMSMPPWDIQPPPPTPDFLSNYFATQSQPIMTIDGYTRLAALYQQFQQRIGSKK from the exons ATTGGACTACGAAGTGGCGGAGCTCACATGGGAGAACGGCCCGCTAGCCGCGTACGGCCTCGGCGCGTCGCGGGCCGCTAATTGCGCGTGGGAAAAGCCGCACCTGCGCCCGGCCGACACGCTGGAGTCAATAGTTGACCAAGGCGCGTGTGGCCTCCCACGCGCTGCGGCCAAGCTCGTTCCGTGGCTCGACCACAGAGGCGGAAGCAAAAATGCCTCCGCATCCGCGGCCAGCATGGACGCGCTCGTGCCGTGCCACAACGGCGGGAACGACGGCCCGGAGAGCTCCGCGGAGGTGCCGGGGATCGGCGCGTGCACGGTGGGGTCGTGCAGCGGCGTGGGCCGGGGCTCGTGCACGTGTTACACGAGCGCCAGCCCGAGCGACACGTGCGGCGACGGCGGGAGTGACAGCGCGCCGCTGACGATGGATTCATGCGAGAGAGACTTTGGCCTCACGTCCACCTCTCTCTGGTCGCCGGAAAATACCAGCTCCGGCGAAGATTACACCAGGACTTCCGGCGAGGAAAACGACACCGTTTGTTGCAGTAGATCACAg GGTCAGGcaaggaaaaaagaaaacagaaaaattgGAAATAGAAAATCCTCAATCTCAGCTAAAGTTAGGGCAGCTGCTATTCACAGCCAATCTGAGAGA AGAAGAAGGGACAAAATTAATGAAAGAATGAAGACATTACAGAAGTTGGTCCCAAATTCCAGCAAG ACTGACAAAGCGTCAATGTTGGATGAAGTAATAGATTACATGAAAGAATTGCAAGCACAAGTAAATATGGTAAGTAGGATGACCATGCCATCTATGATGATGCCATTATCGATGCTTCAAATGTCTATGATGACTCCATCCATGGGCATGGCCATGTCTATGCCCATGCATAGGATGGGAGGCATCGACATCGGTAGCGCCACAGCGATGCCACCCATGATGCCATCGGCCACCGCGTTCATGTCGATGCCGCCGTGGGACATCCAACCTCCGCCGCCCACGCCGGATTTCTTATCCAACTACTTTGCTACTCAATCTCAA CCAATTATGACGATCGACGGTTACACCAGATTGGCAGCTTTGTATCAACAGTTTCAACAAAGGATTGgctcaaaaaaataa
- the LOC121765767 gene encoding transcription factor UNE10-like isoform X2, whose protein sequence is MNSFATDPLSLDYEVAELTWENGPLAAYGLGASRAANCAWEKPHLRPADTLESIVDQGACGLPRAAAKLVPWLDHRGGSKNASASAASMDALVPCHNGGNDGPESSAEVPGIGACTVGSCSGVGRGSCTCYTSASPSDTCGDGGSDSAPLTMDSCERDFGLTSTSLWSPENTSSGEDYTRTSGEENDTVCCSRSQGQARKKENRKIGNRKSSISAKVRAAAIHSQSERTDKASMLDEVIDYMKELQAQVNMVSRMTMPSMMMPLSMLQMSMMTPSMGMAMSMPMHRMGGIDIGSATAMPPMMPSATAFMSMPPWDIQPPPPTPDFLSNYFATQSQPIMTIDGYTRLAALYQQFQQRIGSKK, encoded by the exons ATTGGACTACGAAGTGGCGGAGCTCACATGGGAGAACGGCCCGCTAGCCGCGTACGGCCTCGGCGCGTCGCGGGCCGCTAATTGCGCGTGGGAAAAGCCGCACCTGCGCCCGGCCGACACGCTGGAGTCAATAGTTGACCAAGGCGCGTGTGGCCTCCCACGCGCTGCGGCCAAGCTCGTTCCGTGGCTCGACCACAGAGGCGGAAGCAAAAATGCCTCCGCATCCGCGGCCAGCATGGACGCGCTCGTGCCGTGCCACAACGGCGGGAACGACGGCCCGGAGAGCTCCGCGGAGGTGCCGGGGATCGGCGCGTGCACGGTGGGGTCGTGCAGCGGCGTGGGCCGGGGCTCGTGCACGTGTTACACGAGCGCCAGCCCGAGCGACACGTGCGGCGACGGCGGGAGTGACAGCGCGCCGCTGACGATGGATTCATGCGAGAGAGACTTTGGCCTCACGTCCACCTCTCTCTGGTCGCCGGAAAATACCAGCTCCGGCGAAGATTACACCAGGACTTCCGGCGAGGAAAACGACACCGTTTGTTGCAGTAGATCACAg GGTCAGGcaaggaaaaaagaaaacagaaaaattgGAAATAGAAAATCCTCAATCTCAGCTAAAGTTAGGGCAGCTGCTATTCACAGCCAATCTGAGAGA ACTGACAAAGCGTCAATGTTGGATGAAGTAATAGATTACATGAAAGAATTGCAAGCACAAGTAAATATGGTAAGTAGGATGACCATGCCATCTATGATGATGCCATTATCGATGCTTCAAATGTCTATGATGACTCCATCCATGGGCATGGCCATGTCTATGCCCATGCATAGGATGGGAGGCATCGACATCGGTAGCGCCACAGCGATGCCACCCATGATGCCATCGGCCACCGCGTTCATGTCGATGCCGCCGTGGGACATCCAACCTCCGCCGCCCACGCCGGATTTCTTATCCAACTACTTTGCTACTCAATCTCAA CCAATTATGACGATCGACGGTTACACCAGATTGGCAGCTTTGTATCAACAGTTTCAACAAAGGATTGgctcaaaaaaataa